In the genome of Ktedonobacteraceae bacterium, the window GGTACGGCAGCAGTGTGACAAAGGTCTTTGACGATGTGCCCAGCAACAATAAAGCCCCCAGCAGGCCACCGATAAAGCTGGTTACACCCAATACCAGCAAAAGGACGCGATTCTGTTTGACTAATTCCTTGCGATAGGCGCCAACGCTGGCAATCGAGCCTGGCCACAGGGCAACCGTACTGGTGGCATTGGCGATTTTGGGCAAGACTCCGGTAAATATCAGCGTGGGGAGCGTGATGAAGGTGCCGCCACCGGCGACCGAGTTAAGCGAGCCGCCGAGCATGGCGGCGAAGAACAGTGCTAGTGCCTGAAGAAATGTCATCGTCTGGTTTGCTTTCTTTGCTGATACCAGCATGCTGCGCCCACACACATATTATACTACAGGACAATTGAAAAGTCTTTTTTCGCCCACCCGGAGATGTGAAGATAATGCTGTGCAGGTTTGACAAAGTATGAAGAGATGCATATCATCTCTTCCCGCGTTTACCGAGGAGGACGCGCGCAACTACGTCGCGACTCACCCTGTGCCGGGCGGGAGTATCAGAAGCGTGAAGAGGCCGATCGTGATGAAAATCGAGTTCATGACTACGCAAGAAGCAAGCGAGTTGATCCAGAACTTTATTAGCCGGCGCAAAGATGACCTGGTCTGCGTCACTGGTTTTTTGCCGATGAAGTCTGATGGATGAGCCTCATCACGCTTCTCAATCGTATGAGAACACCTGTTAAATAATCGAACAAGAAGACGGACAATGAGATCGGGATGGCGGCTTACTCGTAGCGGGCCTCTTTCTTGAGGTCTATTTCATCATCAAAAAGGGAAACATTGTATTGACCTAACAGGTCAAGAAACTCGCGCCGTGTCAGATTCAGCAATTTGGCCCCTTCCCCTGACGAGAGTTCACCTAATGCATAGAGTCGTACAACAAGTGCTTCGAATGCAAGCCTCTCTAACTGCTGTTGATTTTTTCCGGTGAGTTGCTCAGGGACTTGCAAATGCAACTGTATAGTGACTTTCTCCTTTGCTGCTTTCGGCACGGTGCGCCGATATGCCTATTATACTACATTTTAACCTTACCCTTCCCCAACCAATTCTGCTATACTTAAGGATATCTCAGACGTTCATAGCTCATCCAATTGCACTGACTGGAGGGTCATATGCCTGTCTCTGTTTCCAATTCCAGGTTGATCTATGACGCGCTCAAAGCCTGTGATGTGCGTATCATCTCGGCTCTGCCCGAAACCTGGCTCGTGCATCTCATTCGCATGGCCGACGAAGACCCCGAAATGACACTGGTGCGCCTTGCGAAAGAGGAAGAGGGCGTAGGTATCTCGGCAGGAGCGCATCTCGCGGGCGTCAATTCCGCCATGTTGATGCAGAATCACGGCTTTCTTGCGTCAATCAACCCCATTGTCTCGCTGGCCCTGCTCTACAAAATTCCCCTGTTGATGCTCATCAGCTATCGCGGTCACATGGGCGAAAAAGACCCCTGGCAGACGCAGGGAGGCCTGGTGACGGAGCCGATTTTGCGCGCTCTGAACATTCCAATCTGGCATTTGAACAATCCCGGCGACATCGACAGGCGTCTCAAAGATGCTCAGACGCTGGCGCATGCCTCGCTGCACCCTGTTGCCGTCCTGTTGTCACGCGAGCTAATGTGGGAGGAGTGATCGATTATGTTGCGCGCAGATGCTTTGCAGGCTATTTATCCCGAGCTGGAAGAACGCATCGTCGTTACTATCATGGGCGCGGTCGCGGCAGAACTCTACATGCTCGGGCACCGTCACAACTTCTTTTATCTTGAACATGCCATGGGCCTGGCATCATCGATGGGCCTCGGTATCGCGCTATCGCTACCGGAGCAAAAGGTGATCGTCCTCGATGGCGACGGCTCGCTGCTGATGAACCTGGGCACCTTGAGTACGATGGCACGCTACAAGCCCGGCAACCTGCTGCACATCGTCTTCGACAACGAAAGCCTGCTCTCGGTCGGTGGATTCCCTACCGCTACCTCAACGGGCACCGATCTTGCCGGTATCGCCAGGGCGTCAGGCGTGCCGCAGGTCATGGAGGCAAACACGCCTGAAAGCCTGAAAGATGCCGTCACGCAGGCCCTGGCAAGCAATACGCTCACGACTATCGTCTCCAAGGTCGAAGCGATCGGCCCAAAATCCTTTCACATGGACTTGCCCTTGCTCGAAAACCGCTTCCAGTTCAAACGCTATCTCGAAAAAGTGAGAAAATAACAAGGAGGGAATCACATGGCAAACGCTCAATCCAATATTCTGGCACAGTTGCTTGCCGAACTCGACTCTGGCGGCCTGAAGGTCGTCGACCTGACCACTCCTCTGGGACCAGATACCGTCGTGATCGACCTGCCGCCTATGTTTGCTCCATCGCCCGGCCTGACCATCACCGAGATTTCGCGCTACGATAGCCGCGGCCCGGCCTGGTACTGGAACATTCTCAATCTCGGCGAACACACAGGCACGCACTTCGATGCCCCCATTCACTGGGTTACGGGCAAAGACCTGCCCAACAATGCCACCGATACTATTCCCCCACGTAAGTTTATCGGCCCCGCGTGCGTCATTGACGTGACAAGCCAGGTGGAGCAGAATCCCGATTTCCTGTTGATGCCCGAAGATGTCGAGGCATGGGAGAGCGAGCATGGGCGCATCCCGGCAGGCGCGTGGGTATTGCTGCGCACCGGCTGGAGCAAGCGCACCGGACGCGAAGAGTTCCTCAACGTTCGTGAAGACG includes:
- a CDS encoding cyclase family protein produces the protein MANAQSNILAQLLAELDSGGLKVVDLTTPLGPDTVVIDLPPMFAPSPGLTITEISRYDSRGPAWYWNILNLGEHTGTHFDAPIHWVTGKDLPNNATDTIPPRKFIGPACVIDVTSQVEQNPDFLLMPEDVEAWESEHGRIPAGAWVLLRTGWSKRTGREEFLNVREDGAHSPGFDKTCSEFLAQERDVLGVGVETVGTDAGQAGTFDPPFPNHTIMHGAGKFGITSLINLDQLPPTGAIVIAAPLKIVDGSGSPLRVIAITP
- a CDS encoding thiamine pyrophosphate-dependent enzyme → MLRADALQAIYPELEERIVVTIMGAVAAELYMLGHRHNFFYLEHAMGLASSMGLGIALSLPEQKVIVLDGDGSLLMNLGTLSTMARYKPGNLLHIVFDNESLLSVGGFPTATSTGTDLAGIARASGVPQVMEANTPESLKDAVTQALASNTLTTIVSKVEAIGPKSFHMDLPLLENRFQFKRYLEKVRK
- a CDS encoding UPF0175 family protein, whose product is MHLQVPEQLTGKNQQQLERLAFEALVVRLYALGELSSGEGAKLLNLTRREFLDLLGQYNVSLFDDEIDLKKEARYE
- a CDS encoding thiamine pyrophosphate-binding protein, translated to MPVSVSNSRLIYDALKACDVRIISALPETWLVHLIRMADEDPEMTLVRLAKEEEGVGISAGAHLAGVNSAMLMQNHGFLASINPIVSLALLYKIPLLMLISYRGHMGEKDPWQTQGGLVTEPILRALNIPIWHLNNPGDIDRRLKDAQTLAHASLHPVAVLLSRELMWEE